A genome region from Arthrobacter sp. V1I9 includes the following:
- a CDS encoding TrkH family potassium uptake protein, with product MTQSQSRPRTPASWHPAAQEREGLWVLTRIRDFIDDIANTSPARLALSAFAAVCLVFTFLLSLPISSAAGIVTPPHQALFTAVSAVCVTGLTVVSTAVHWSFFGQLVILIGIFIGGLGTLTLASLLALMVSKRLGVRGKIIAAESMNNAGRLGEVGTLLRIVITTSVVIEGILALALIPRFLTLGEPFWQSVWHGIFYAISSFNNAGFTPHSDGIVPYETDLWILVPLMLGVFLGSLGFPVVMVLQQNGLNWKKWNLHTKLTIQVSLILLVAGTFLWGLMEWDNARTIGGMDLGEKITHSLFASVMTRSGGFNLVDQNQMESTTMLLTDALMFAGGGSASTAGGIKVTTIAVMFLAIIAEARGDADVKVYGRTIPQGSMRVAISVIVAGATLVSVSAFLLLQISGASLDRVLFETISAFATVGLSTNLSAELPPSGVYVLSALMFAGRVGTVTLAAALTLRQRSQLYHYPEERPIIG from the coding sequence ATGACGCAAAGCCAGTCGAGGCCCCGGACTCCGGCCAGCTGGCATCCCGCCGCGCAGGAACGGGAGGGCCTCTGGGTTCTCACGCGGATCCGCGATTTTATCGACGACATTGCCAACACGTCGCCGGCCCGGCTTGCCCTGAGTGCGTTCGCTGCTGTCTGCCTGGTGTTCACGTTCCTGCTGTCCCTGCCCATCTCCTCCGCTGCCGGCATTGTCACACCACCCCACCAGGCTTTGTTCACGGCCGTCTCGGCGGTCTGCGTTACGGGCCTGACGGTGGTATCGACGGCCGTGCACTGGTCCTTCTTCGGCCAGCTCGTAATCCTGATCGGCATCTTCATCGGAGGCCTCGGCACCCTGACCCTGGCGTCGCTGCTGGCGCTGATGGTGAGCAAACGCCTCGGTGTTCGCGGAAAAATCATTGCCGCGGAATCCATGAACAACGCCGGCCGCCTCGGCGAAGTGGGTACCCTGCTGCGGATCGTTATCACCACCTCCGTGGTTATCGAGGGAATCCTCGCGCTGGCGCTCATCCCGAGGTTCCTGACCCTGGGCGAGCCGTTCTGGCAATCCGTCTGGCACGGCATCTTCTACGCCATTTCCTCCTTTAACAACGCCGGTTTCACCCCGCATTCGGACGGCATCGTTCCCTATGAGACAGACCTGTGGATCCTGGTTCCGCTGATGCTGGGCGTCTTCCTGGGAAGCCTCGGTTTCCCCGTGGTGATGGTCCTCCAGCAGAACGGCCTGAACTGGAAGAAATGGAACCTCCACACCAAGCTCACCATCCAGGTGTCCCTGATCCTGCTGGTCGCGGGCACGTTCCTCTGGGGGCTGATGGAGTGGGACAACGCCCGGACCATCGGCGGGATGGACCTGGGTGAGAAGATCACGCATTCGCTCTTCGCTTCGGTTATGACGCGGTCCGGCGGATTCAACCTGGTGGACCAGAACCAGATGGAGTCCACCACCATGCTCCTGACCGACGCGCTGATGTTCGCCGGCGGCGGTTCAGCCTCGACGGCGGGCGGCATCAAAGTGACCACCATCGCCGTGATGTTCCTGGCCATCATCGCCGAAGCCCGTGGCGACGCAGACGTGAAGGTTTACGGCAGGACCATCCCCCAGGGCAGCATGCGCGTGGCCATCTCGGTGATCGTCGCCGGAGCCACCCTGGTGTCCGTCTCCGCCTTCCTCCTGCTGCAGATCAGCGGCGCTTCCCTGGACCGGGTGCTGTTTGAAACCATTTCCGCGTTCGCCACGGTGGGGCTGAGCACCAACCTCAGTGCCGAGCTGCCGCCGTCGGGCGTGTATGTCCTCAGTGCCCTGATGTTCGCCGGCCGTGTGGGCACTGTGACGCTCGCCGCTGCCCTGACCCTGCGCCAGCGCAGCCAGTTGTACCACTATCCCGAAGAGAGGCCCATCATTGGCTAG
- a CDS encoding TrkA family potassium uptake protein encodes MLVIGLGRFGSSTAEQLVKQGREVLAIERDRTLVQKWAPLLTHVVEADATNIDALRQLGAQEFSSAVVGVGTSIESSVLITVNLVDLGIEHLWVKAITPSHGKILTRIGANHVIYPEADAGVRAAHLVSGRMLDFIEFDDDFAIVKMYPPRETVGFTLDESKVRSKYGVTIVGVKSPGEDFTYARPETKVSSRDMLIVSGHVDLLERFAARP; translated from the coding sequence GTGCTGGTCATCGGGCTGGGCCGCTTCGGTTCCTCCACGGCTGAGCAGCTCGTCAAGCAGGGCCGTGAAGTGCTGGCCATCGAACGCGACAGGACCCTCGTGCAGAAATGGGCGCCGCTCCTGACGCACGTGGTGGAGGCCGACGCCACCAACATCGACGCCCTCCGCCAGCTGGGCGCACAGGAGTTCAGCTCCGCCGTCGTGGGCGTTGGCACGTCCATCGAGTCCTCGGTGCTGATCACCGTGAACCTGGTGGATCTTGGCATCGAGCACCTTTGGGTGAAGGCCATTACACCTTCGCACGGCAAGATCCTTACCCGCATCGGCGCCAACCACGTCATTTACCCTGAGGCCGACGCCGGTGTCCGGGCAGCCCACCTGGTGTCCGGGCGCATGCTGGACTTCATTGAATTCGACGACGACTTCGCCATTGTAAAGATGTACCCGCCGCGCGAGACAGTCGGGTTCACCCTCGACGAGTCCAAGGTCCGGTCCAAGTACGGCGTGACAATCGTGGGCGTCAAGTCGCCCGGCGAGGACTTCACCTACGCCCGACCGGAGACCAAGGTGTCCTCCCGCGACATGCTCATTGTGTCCGGGCACGTGGACCTCCTGGAGCGCTTCGCCGCCCGCCCGTGA
- a CDS encoding acetoin utilization protein AcuC: protein MTYLPGLSKPAPPTTVVWGADMTAYNFGPGHPMAPERMDLTARLAQSLGLFDLEHLAVAAPDVATDAELESVHSAEFVAAVRRVSEDPYATDESRGLGTEDDPAFAGMHEAAARLAGGSLLAASRILDGSALHAVNFGGGMHHAARDKASGFCIYNDAALAVQKLLDGGIRKVAYIDVDAHHGDGTESIFWDDPRVLTLSLHESGLTLFPGTGFSNEIGGPRAEGTAVNIALPSGTNDAGWLRAFHAVVPQLVAAFEPEVIVSQHGCDSHRTDPLTHLNLSVDGQREAATAVGNLAARYCGNRWIATGGGGYNVLHVVPRSWSHLIAIAAGRPVPLRTPVPEDWRRYVEEKFGAEAPGLMGDDVELWWRSWEVGFDPNDAVDRTVMATRKAVFPMHGLDPWFD from the coding sequence ATGACATATCTGCCCGGTCTCAGCAAGCCCGCGCCGCCAACGACGGTGGTGTGGGGCGCTGACATGACTGCCTACAACTTCGGTCCGGGCCACCCCATGGCGCCCGAACGGATGGACCTCACGGCCCGCCTTGCCCAAAGCCTGGGACTTTTCGACCTTGAGCACCTCGCAGTGGCAGCTCCCGACGTCGCCACCGACGCCGAGCTGGAGTCCGTGCACTCGGCCGAATTCGTGGCCGCGGTCCGCAGGGTCAGTGAGGACCCGTACGCGACTGACGAGTCGCGCGGCCTGGGCACCGAGGACGATCCCGCGTTCGCCGGAATGCACGAGGCCGCCGCAAGGCTGGCAGGCGGCTCCCTGCTCGCCGCTTCCCGGATCCTGGACGGGTCTGCCCTGCACGCGGTGAACTTCGGCGGCGGCATGCACCATGCCGCCCGGGACAAGGCCAGCGGGTTCTGCATCTATAACGACGCGGCGCTTGCCGTGCAGAAGCTGCTCGATGGCGGCATCCGCAAGGTGGCGTACATCGATGTGGACGCCCACCACGGGGACGGGACGGAAAGCATCTTCTGGGACGATCCCCGGGTGCTCACCTTGTCCCTGCACGAAAGCGGACTCACCCTGTTCCCCGGTACCGGGTTCTCCAACGAAATCGGCGGACCCCGTGCTGAGGGGACTGCCGTTAACATCGCCCTGCCGTCAGGGACGAATGACGCCGGCTGGTTGCGTGCCTTCCACGCCGTGGTGCCGCAGCTGGTGGCAGCGTTCGAGCCCGAGGTGATCGTGAGCCAGCACGGCTGCGACTCGCACCGGACGGATCCGCTCACGCACCTTAACCTCAGCGTGGACGGGCAGCGGGAGGCGGCCACTGCCGTCGGGAACCTTGCGGCCCGTTACTGCGGCAACCGCTGGATTGCCACCGGCGGCGGCGGGTACAACGTACTGCACGTGGTTCCCCGGTCCTGGAGCCACCTGATTGCCATCGCCGCGGGCAGGCCGGTGCCGCTGCGGACCCCGGTGCCGGAGGACTGGCGGAGGTACGTCGAGGAGAAGTTCGGGGCCGAGGCGCCTGGACTGATGGGGGATGACGTGGAGCTCTGGTGGCGGTCCTGGGAAGTGGGGTTCGACCCCAACGACGCCGTGGACCGCACGGTTATGGCCACCCGCAAGGCAGTCTTTCCGATGCACGGACTGGACCCCTGGTTCGATTGA
- a CDS encoding helix-turn-helix transcriptional regulator, translating into MVTDDVFAVIAESTRRDILTSLRSGDKAVGELVEELAASQPTISKHLKVLREAQLVSMRAQGQKRYYALNRKPLEGIASWLETFDVGAAAPAPQSPAAVVPIPDGASAAPAAETTREDVTADAVAADAVSAGVLAPDGTDLSPAVVIPGGTTAPLSDDSVPQQIGRTVGRAATKAADLLANLPNLPKFGRKK; encoded by the coding sequence ATGGTGACAGACGACGTATTTGCCGTCATTGCGGAATCGACCCGGCGGGATATCCTGACCTCCCTTCGTTCCGGAGACAAGGCAGTGGGGGAGCTCGTGGAGGAACTGGCGGCAAGCCAGCCCACCATTTCCAAGCACCTGAAGGTCCTGCGTGAAGCCCAGCTGGTGAGCATGCGGGCGCAGGGCCAGAAGCGCTACTACGCGCTGAACCGCAAGCCGCTGGAAGGGATCGCCAGCTGGCTTGAGACGTTCGACGTCGGCGCTGCGGCTCCCGCTCCGCAGTCACCGGCGGCTGTTGTCCCCATCCCGGACGGCGCCTCAGCGGCGCCTGCTGCTGAAACCACACGGGAAGACGTCACAGCTGATGCAGTCGCCGCCGACGCTGTCTCAGCCGGGGTGCTGGCACCGGACGGCACTGACCTGAGTCCCGCCGTCGTGATCCCTGGCGGAACAACCGCGCCTCTTAGTGATGACAGCGTGCCCCAGCAGATCGGCCGGACAGTGGGCCGCGCCGCCACCAAGGCGGCCGACCTGCTGGCGAACCTGCCCAACCTTCCCAAATTCGGCCGCAAAAAGTAG